The DNA window CATGTAGCGTGCAGCAAAGGACGCAGCGGAGGCCCGCGACCACGGCACGACTCGACGCCAACCGCTCCAGGCAGCCCGCACCGGCGGGCGCCTGCCTTCTCCGACTCCCAGTGGCGGTGCGCGCGGGCAGTGGACCATGCCACAACACGACGTGTCAACTCCGATGAAAGAGAATCCACCAATGGACAATCGGGGCAGGCGGCGGTCGTAACGTATCCAGTGCCATACAGCAGCAAGTATGTCGCCCACATTCTAGCACCAAGGAGCCTAACATATAAACAGAAGTATGCACCAATTGCAAAGGCTACTAGCTAGCACCAAATCAAAGCGATACATTCATTGAGCAACGGCACTGATCAACGAGTTGGCCATACAACAGCAAGAGagtgcagaggaagagggagattgGGCCAAACCTGGAGAAGACGTGCCATAATAGAGATGTTGTGGCCTGCTGTGGATCTTGGAGAAGACTGCGTCTCGTGGATCTAACACAAGAATGAgggcttcaaagttcaaacatagCACAGAGACGAGGATGAAGAAGGGGATGAATTGGAGGAGATAGACACCTCGAAGAACCTTGAACCGCTTGGGGGCGAGgtgggccggggacgaggacgacgcgaggcgtgcgctggctggccaGAGAAGAAGCGCGTGTGCGCGTGGGGCCggtgggggcggcggcgctgctagATCTgattggagaagatgaggcgacggagAAGAAGGCTTCGGCTACTCGATCCAGTTGGAGAAGAAGGCTGCAGAgatagagaggaagagaactaagggagaagagcatggtttataaagggggacctgTAGTCCTGGGTGATTGTttgaatcgggactaaaggttctttagtctcgggtgatgattataaccaggactaaaggtctgacctttagtctcgggtgtagccacggcttgggagtaaaggggattttggcgggccacgaaaacacagcccatctttagtagtcccgggtgatggttagaaccgggactaaaggctctttagtcccgggtgatggttagaaccgggactaaagatatgacctttagtctcgggtggttggtccacccgggagtaaaggtgggctgcagtttggcttcccgccagtttgtagaagtttttcctttttatatatttcttttttatAAATATGAAGAGAGTttttaattgcctagtaaataaaatattagcaaaaaaaaatacaaaaagaattccaggacctggttttgcattattgtacataagaaaaatcggtaacctaaactcttttgttttaccatataaatatttaacatagtgtaaataataatcataattttcaccatgcaaaaatgtactacttaattaaaaggggctcttgcgtttgtacccttgttttgtattgtgattttacccctatttttttgactttgtgaatttacccctactgtttcattcacgaagcaccagtttacccctgctccgtcatccacccctaacggtgttaaactttgtacaaaggACATAAATGCCTATGCGATTTTacccctgtttgttatgcctaattgtgattttaccctgatttggaatGAGACTTTTTATTGTATGCCATAttgcaattatttgaactcagatttaatattgataaatattcaaaattttggcagcacctttgCTATATTTTGCTAGCATCATGACAACAATATAAAGCACATATAAAACACATAAGAAAAATCATGGAGAACCACAACATTTCAAAGTCTACCATACAACATGTCAACATGTCCACAAAAGttgtgaaaaaaaaacatgtCCACAAAAGCTACAGGTCTACACCATGTCACATGTCCACAAAAGCAACTGCACCATGTCAACATATCCACAAAAGAAACAAGTCTGCACCATGTAAACATGTGCACAAAAGCTACATCCATCTCATTCAAGGACCACCTAGAGACCTAACAAACTAGCTAGCCTTCCTCCTGTTCGCCCTCCTCTTCCCCTCCCTCTGAAAAGCATTGAACAGGTTGGTTAGTAATGATTACATCAACAAATAAGTGCATGGATCATGATAGTGTGTAACTATATTACTGTAGAGAATAGCAAACTATGATAGGTTGACAGGCAGAACTAACAATTGCAAATACCAAAAGGTCTGTGTCATTTTCATTTGAACCTTAGATCCATTTATCCCATGGCCAATTGGCTATGAATGGCACAGGATGAGAACATGACATCCGAGGAGCGAGAGAAGATGGGCCAGGCATTCACAGTTCATTACTTCACTTATGAGAAAGGAATCCAGAAGTACTTAATCTGGGGTCTGACTGCCCGCATCTTGATCCATGCTGCTTCAGTTGTATACCAGCGACCACCAGACTTTATAGAGCGAAGGGCACATTTCAAATTGCCAAAGCTTACAAAGGACTGCTCTTCAATGCTAGCAGGACCTACTAAACACTAGTGCCTACACTGCTATCTCAACTATACGCTATTTGGAGTACAGATCTACAGGATATTGCACCAGCAGAGTTTATAGAATCAAAGAGGAGTCCAAATCACTTGATGTCATGTTAATTTAGATACTTTCTACAATCTTCTACTTACACAATAGTAGCAACTGCACCATGACTTACATTGGCTCATTGCTACCCTCTCCTGAttctcttcctcttccccttccccttcctcttcctcttccccttcccctcccAGTAGCACTTGCACTAAAAAGAGAGGAAACATGATTTCAATATTATCAGATTATGCCACGAGTAGAAGTGAGCACCAATAGAACCATGACTTACATTGGCTCACTGCTGCCCTCTCCTGAttctcttcctcttccccttccccttccccttcctcttcctcttccccttcccctcccAGTAGCACTTGCACTAAAAAAGAGAGGAAACATGATTTCAATATTATCAGATTATGCCACGAGTAGAAGTGAGCACCAATAGAACCATGACTTACATTGGGTCATCGTTGTCCTCTTGTGATCCATGTTGTGAAGAATTGAGCCTTCTCTTTTGACTAGCAGTGAGACCTCCTTGGCAAGTCTTGGCTAAATGCCCTGGTTCATGGCACTCAGAACACAATCTTCTTTTCTTGCTACTGCTGACCTCATCATATGCCTTGAACCTAGACTTTTTAGGTCTCCCAGGTTTCCTTCTCAATTTAGGCTTATGGATTTTGTAGCCTAAGTCAACACGTGGCCAAAGATCTTTGGATGTCATTGGACTGAAAGTACCTGCATATGCCTTTCTCAACCTTTcaatagagaagtattcatggacaAAGTCATCCATTTGAACCTCTCTACTAAGCTTTGCAATGAAAGCTAGAGCATGGCTGCAAGGCTTTCCAGTCACTTGCCAAGCCCTACAGGTACATGTCTTTAATTCCAAGTTAACTGCATGCCTAAATCTGTTGACTGTCACTTCCGCTTTTCCAGGCCCACAAAATAAGACATCATGGTCCTTAATGGCCTTCGATTTAGCATTCAGATCTTTGATGATATCTGGGATTATTTTTCCAGACATCTTTCTAGCATTCTTTGATCTCAAGACAAATTTCTCAATGACCATTTGTCTTATCTTGTCATGCATTTCCACAATATGATGTTCCTTTGTTTTTGACACCCAACTATTGAAACTCTCAGAAAGATTATTGTTGATGTAATCTACCTTGCAATCTTCTAAGAATTTGCTTCTACTCCATATGTATGGATGGTTCTCATCCAACCATTCAAGTGCCTTAGGATCCTTCTCTTCTATATtcctcatgaagaagttgaacttGGCAGTTGTGAAGCTCTTGGCAGCTGCCCACATATTCTTCCCATAAAGAGTGCCACTGTAACTTTTCTTCATGTTCTTCCACAAATGCCTCATACACTCTCTATGCTCAATTCCTGGATAGACATCTTCAACAGCAACTTCAATTCCCTTGCCTGCATCTGTACTGATGACCAAACCTGTGTGACATAATTGACATATGTTAGGTAACTTCAATTCCCTTGCCTGCATCTGTACTGATGACCAAACCTGTGTGTCATCCCGCAGTAAGTCCACAACTCTATCACAAACCCATCTATTTGAGGCCATGGACTGACCACACTTGTTGAAAGAACCACAAGTGTGCTTTGGTCCACTTGTCTTCACCTACAACATAATAAtgacaatccaacattttgttagCAAATTACATCTCAAGTCAATACACTACATTATGGAAAGAGGACCAAATTACCTTGCATCCAACGTACTTCTTGCTTGTAGACGCGAAAAAGACCACTTACAACCCTCATCAGCTCTCTTGCATATGGCTCTGAATCTTTCTTGATCTTTTTTGACAACCTTAAAAGCATGGTCATGCAAGATAGCATGATGTGTAACTGCAGACTTGCACTGATCAACATCTGGAAACACCACATCTACATCAATGCATGGATCATCAGGATCATACGAAAACATGGGAGCATCATactcatctacatcatcaagTATTTCACCATCAGGATCAAACTCTGGATCAGAGCAATCATCATCAGAGTCGGAAGATGCTCCTAAATCAGTGTCATAGCTGCTGTCAGAGAATATGCCCTTATCATCAGCTCCAACCTCCTCCTCATCTCCTACCCCCTTATCATCATCTCCAACCTCCTCCTCATCTCCTACCCCCTCATCATCATCGCCTAccccctcatcatcatcatcatcat is part of the Miscanthus floridulus cultivar M001 chromosome 9, ASM1932011v1, whole genome shotgun sequence genome and encodes:
- the LOC136481622 gene encoding uncharacterized protein isoform X2, producing the protein MRHLWKNMKKSYSGTLYGKNMWAAAKSFTTAKFNFFMRNIEEKDPKALEWLDENHPYIWSRSKFLEDCKVDYINNNLSESFNSWVSKTKEHHIVEMHDKIRQMVIEKFVLRSKNARKMSGKIIPDIIKDLNAKSKAIKDHDVLFCGPGKAEVTVNRFRHAVNLELKTCTCRAWQVTGKPCSHALAFIAKLSREVQMDDFVHEYFSIERLRKAYAGTFSPMTSKDLWPRVDLGYKIHKPKLRRKPGRPKKSRFKAYDEVSSSKKRRLCSECHEPGHLAKTCQGGLTASQKRRLNSSQHGSQEDNDDPIGRGRGGRTGGRLASLLGL
- the LOC136481622 gene encoding uncharacterized protein isoform X1, with the protein product MRHLWKNMKKSYSGTLYGKNMWAAAKSFTTAKFNFFMRNIEEKDPKALEWLDENHPYIWSRSKFLEDCKVDYINNNLSESFNSWVSKTKEHHIVEMHDKIRQMVIEKFVLRSKNARKMSGKIIPDIIKDLNAKSKAIKDHDVLFCGPGKAEVTVNRFRHAVNLELKTCTCRAWQVTGKPCSHALAFIAKLSREVQMDDFVHEYFSIERLRKAYAGTFSPMTSKDLWPRVDLGYKIHKPKLRRKPGRPKKSRFKAYDEVSSSKKRRLCSECHEPGHLAKTCQGGLTASQKRRLNSSQHGSQEDNDDPIASATGRGRGRGRGRGRGRGRESGEGSNEPM